In Bradyrhizobium manausense, the sequence ATCGGGCCGACCAGCCAGGGCAGGTCGGCCTGCCGCCAGATATGATGATGGCCGTCGACGATTTCGGTCACGCAGCTCTCCTTCGTCCCAGTGCCAGTACATGCGCGACGATGGATGCGGTGGATCCACCGTCGACGAGGTCGCCGACAAAGCGCTCGATGGCAACGAGCGCGTCGGTCTGCGGGCGGAAGCCCGGGCCGCTCGCCAACGGCGTCAGCCAGCTCACGCGCCAGGCCCGCCGCGACAGTTTTGCCACAGCATCGCGCAACGCATCTGAATCGCCGCGCTCAAGACCATCAGAGACGACGACCACAGCGGCCCCACGCGCGTAACCGCCAAATCGAGGTACCGCGAGGAAAGCCTGCAGTGCGTCACCGATGCGGGTGCCGCCGTCCCAATCGCTGACGAGATGCGCGGCCGCATTCAACGCCTGCTCGCGTCGCTTCAGCCGCAGAGGGCGGGTGACGCGAGTCAATCGCGTGCCGAAGGTAAATACCTCGACATTGGGCGCGGCCTGCACCAGCGCATGCGCCAGCTTCATGTTCTCCTCGGTGCGGCTCTTCATCGAACCGGAGACGTCGATCAGCAGCAGGAATTTCCGCGGGCGCCGGCGCCGCTTCATGTGGCCGAGCCGCAGGATCTCGCCGTCGCTCCGGACAGAGTCGCGCAAGGTGCGGCGAAGGTCGGCGAAGGGACCGCGTCGCGCCCGCATGCGCCGGTGGCCGCGCCGCCGCGGCAGGCGTCGGGGAGCCTCACGCGACAAGCGCCGCAGCGCGTCGGTGGTGGA encodes:
- a CDS encoding vWA domain-containing protein, which translates into the protein MSTELQLPRAARIFVSFVALMRANGFAVAPEQTTAFLTAIELLGPRDLRDIRHAALATLAPPPERRATFDRLFDLHFRGNEAIEHTDDGEDDETVRLQEEGRGDEEPLLSDDANESGLTAARTEALVERRFAQLSTTDALRRLSREAPRRLPRRRGHRRMRARRGPFADLRRTLRDSVRSDGEILRLGHMKRRRRPRKFLLLIDVSGSMKSRTEENMKLAHALVQAAPNVEVFTFGTRLTRVTRPLRLKRREQALNAAAHLVSDWDGGTRIGDALQAFLAVPRFGGYARGAAVVVVSDGLERGDSDALRDAVAKLSRRAWRVSWLTPLASGPGFRPQTDALVAIERFVGDLVDGGSTASIVAHVLALGRRRAA